In Gracilinanus agilis isolate LMUSP501 chromosome 1, AgileGrace, whole genome shotgun sequence, the sequence CTAGTTCTTGCTGTCACTCTCTTTCTGCTAGTTTTGCATCATAACTTCCTTGGTCTGAGTGATTTGTTGAAAAGGGAGGTCTCAGGTACAGTGACCCTAATTGGTCCTTATAAAGTAAATCACAACTCTGACTGCCATTCTCTTTCATTGTCATAGTGGATTAAAAGATGATAAATGTAGATCTTTAACCTTTTACTTCCTTTGTGGAGAGGGAAGGGTAAGGAAGAGAAAACTTTTGTTATTGTAGAAGATCTTAAacactttgagaagaaaaaaggagggaggtcCACTCTCTTTTTCatagccttggtttccttagcTTTAAAATGGGAGTGTTTTCTATCTCatattgtgagaaaagtgctttgcaaatttgaaGGTACTACATGTGTATTAATAGGTATAGGATTGTTATCCGATTGCTAGCATAGACTTGCAGCATAGCAACACCCTCAGCACAATCTCAAGTCCACTGAAATCCATTGTCCACACTCCTTTCTCTTTGGGCTTGGAGGACTGATGCTTTAGAACAGTGAttgggaaccttttagagatggaatgttggGCCCCATCCCACCCCTCAGACTGTGTGCCCAGCCTCTCCCCTCACCCCatacagggaagggaggaagtactcTCATTGGACTGCTTagcagaggggcaagtgaagggaggaatgtccttagtgagtgtagagaggaggggagtggcccgaGCACTCCACACcactccagctctgccacctgtgagctggcCACCTTACTCATGTGCGTTCCTATTGGGCtgtgggcagaggggagggataTGTGAAAAACTGTCTTTAAGtgtggtgaagagggggaggggaacagctccacccaagtcccccTGCCTTTCTAGAAATTAATTCTGGAGGGGAGAGCAGAGGGCAGccctgtgcccacagagagcactctgtatgccatttttggcaccctaggttcactatcactgcttTAGAATGTTAGAggcataaaaaagaaagaataagaaaaaaaagagaacaagattACTGTAACAACCTACAGAAAGGTTTTATGGCATTTGTCATTCCTTTTCCTCTTGTCTTCTACACTTTTTCATTTCCAGTGGTTTTGACCATTCTTGTTACCTTTTatcattctttcttccctctgcAGATCCAAATCTTGTGGGATTTCAGCCACTAGCGTTTGTGCCTAATGCCCCTAAAAGCTTGCTCTCTAGGAGTGAAGAGGAGATTCCAGTAGTCATTGCAGCTTCTGAAGACAGACTTGGGGGCACAATTGCAGTGATGAATAGTATTTACCATCATACTCACTCCAATGTGGTTTTCTACATTGTTACTTTGAATGATACTGCAGACCATCTCAGGTAAGTTTGTCTCAATTCTTCATACCATGCAACATGGgaaatagaatcaggaagacctggaagGCCTTACAACTTAATGCAATAGGAAAAGAGTTTTCCCCCAAGGAAAAActtgtattaaatttaaaaaagtttaaaaagtttaaaagctcatctgagttcaaaaatgtttcgggggcagctgggtagctcagtggattgagagccagccctagagacaggaggtcctggattcaaatctggccttagacacttcccagctgtgtgaccctgggcaagtcacttgacccccgttgcccacccttaccactcttctgccttggagccaatacacagaagttaagggttttaaaaaaaaagtttcactaCCTTACTCTCCAAAGGTAGCTGTTTCTAGTTATTTCCTCACTATAATCCAGTGCTAAGATATAGTACAAAATAAGCAAACAGGTCAGACATGTGATCTATCTACCTAGCCTCACAGCTGCTCTTGGAAGGTTCTTATACAGGACTTCTAAGTCCAAATCCTTCAGTCTTGCCACTGTCATAGCCACTCTTTACAATGATGTTTGGGGGCTTTTCTTCCTATCCCTATTGACCCCGTGGACCCCAGCCCAGCCCGGaaacaaataaaactttaaaactatGAAAATTACATAACTAAGGGCCCAGAGCAAACTATGTACACCATACATGTAGTTAGACTCTTCTTTGGGGACTAGACACTTTGGCACACAGTTTTTCCTGAGTTAGAAAATTGAGGAGACAGTGTGTTGAGTatatagaggaaaaaatgaattggTGGTTTCTTTCCCCACCCCAAAATTCTTAGTTTTaacattgcctcagtttccccctgtaccccttcctctctcagaataaacccatatattaaaaataaaccatCTTCAGTAAAATTACTGATCAATACAGAGGCTGCCACACACAATGCTCCATACCCATGGAACCACTCCTCCtcaccctcaccccaccccatgCTATTTCTGCAAAGGAATACGGACATATTAGTTCTTTGGGACCAAATTTGTTCTCTGcagttttaaaagtattttatattgttttggttgttctttttatttacattgctGTATGTATTGTGTGCTCTGTTTACTTTATCATTTCATGTCTTATaacatgcttctctgtatttgcCTATTTTCACAGCACCATAATGGTCTGTTGCATTTATGTACTGCAAATTTAGCACACCCTCCCTCCCTTTCAAGTTGTTGattcattttcagataaagctgagcccctcattttaaagaaaaatgataccTATAGAGGGGAAGCTACTGGAACACTCACTTGGTAAGGCAATGTGAGTGGAACTGGAGGAACCTTGTTTTTCTCAACTCCAGTGCACCTCATTGGCTGTGTCCTTGGATGAGGTCTCAGAGCTTGCTCTGACCAGAATTTTCCCATGGGACTTGTCAAATTTTAGACTCGGAGACTTGCAGATGTCTTTAGTGGAGGAATCAGCATATTTCAGCATAGCATTGGCTGCAGTAAAATTACAAGAGCTGAACACCAGATTCATGGCATCATAGATGAAGAGTTAGAAGGGGACTCTCACTTTatagaaaaatgaagcccagagaagggTTGCCCCAGCTGACAAAAGGTACCaagcatcagagatgggattgGAGCCCAAGAATCAGTGCTCTTCTGCCTATGCCTCTCCTACtaagaatattaaatattaagaatattttctacATGGGAACCCCTGGCACTTCCTCAGGACTCTATACAGTAAGTAGGTAAACAATATTGTGTCCCTCAATTCTTCCTGCACAGGCCAATAGAATATACACTGAAATACTTGGTGCTAAGTTGTCtaacaacacttttttttttaaattgaaacatGATTATTTATATCCCAAGACTGACATAACATTTGATGCTTTACTCTGGTCAGATCCTGGCTTAGCAGTGATTCTCTAAAAAGCATCCAGTACAAAATTGTGGATTTCAACCCTCAGTGCTTGGAAGGGAAAGTAAAAGTGGATCCTAAACAGGGGGACTTCTTGAAGCCAGTGAGTACTGTCCATCATTTATGTTTCAAAGCTGGTACACAGTAAAAATATTTTGGCTGGGGAGGTATACAACAAAGGGTGCTTAGGGATTCTCTTTTAATAGTATAAGTCTAAAGAAGTTGCCAAAGACTGTGTACATCAGTGTGTATACATGTCATGATTATGACGTGGGCAGCTTTCTGTAGACAACCATCTCTAGACCACTGCACAAAGATCTATTAAACCTGTTTTATCTAGGTCTAGGAAATTAAAGCATTCAgcttttaaagtgctatgtaaatatgtatttgcAAGCCAAataacatttcttcttttaacagttaacttttgcaagattctacctgcCTAACTTGGTTCCCAATGCGAAAAAAGCAATATATATGGATGATGATGTTATAGTACAAggtactttttttccccttcatgttCTCAACCTTTATCCATCTAACTGAACTCGTCTTAAATTTAAACAGTGAGTGGAAATGACTCATTTTCATTGAAATCTTAGTGCATTCAAGGCTTCTCAAGGCATCTTTTTACTCTTCCAGGTGATATTCTTGCCCTTTATAATACACCTTTGAAGCCTGGGCATGCAGCTGCTTTTTCAGAAGACTGTGATTCAACTTCTGCTAAAGTTATTGTCCATGGAGCAGGGAATCAGGTGAATCATCCTTATCCAAATATATTCCCTACTTTTCACACatagctttaattattaggaCCAGTGTCAATGAAGAGCTCTAAGCAAAATTATCTGGTTCTTTAAATGCATGTTTATGCTGTCCTCTCTGCAGACTTCAAAAATAACCATCACAGCACAGGTAAGTTGCTCAGTGAATAAAGCTAGGTCTGGAGACATGAGGTCCTTGGTTcgaatttggtttcagacacagctgtgtgaccctggacaagtcatttaactgccattgtttagtccttatcactcttctgcctttgatccagtactaaatattaattctaagacagatcagggttctttaaaaaaaacaaatcaccAAAATTAAAGCTAATCTGTTAGGTTCATTTTCTGTCctattttctacctttttcattaaaatattttggtgtCTATAATTATCAGTAATTGTTTAGAGAGCTGTTTCTTTCATCCCAATACAGAAGTGCATTCTCAGGAACAAAACATTCCATGTTAATTTGAGGCTTGCCTATAAAGTATTTCAACAATGTAGCTGTCAGTTTTGATTCCTTTTGATCCTTTTTGTGGGTTGGGGCAGTGATTAGCAGCTTGAAAAATCATCAATTTTTTGCACACACAAAACTTGTtctgtttaaaaattaaactgtGCATTTTGATTCTGTTCATAGTATAATTATGTTGGATTTCTGGactataagaaaaaaaggattcgAAATCTTGCCATGAAAGCTAGCACCTGCTCTTTTAATCCTGGGGTTTTTGTTGCAAATTTAACAGAATGGAAACAACAGAACATTACTTACCAGCTGGAAAAGTGGATGAAACTTAATGTAGAGTAAGTATAGAAAGACAGTTTGTTAAAAAGAGTTGCAGTGAGCATTTAATTAATTCAAAATCTGGGGCTTCATTAGCATACTACTGTAATGGCCTTTTTATTTGTCCCTCCAGAGAAGAATTATATAGTAGGACGTTGGCTGGCAGCATTACAACACCTCCTCTACTTATAGTGTTTTATAAACAGCATTCAAATATTGATCCCATGTGGAATGTTCGACACCTTGGTAAgtaatcaaataattttaaaattttagaacacAGGACACTAAGCATATCTTTAGAATTACTAACAATTTCTTATTATTAATGGAAGGTTCTAGTGCAGGAAAACGATATTCACCGCAGTTTGTGAAGGCTGCTAAACTCCTACATTGGAATGGACACTTCAAGCCATGGGGAAGAACTGCTGCTTATGCTAACATTTGGGAAAAATGGTATATTCCAGATCCAACAGGAAAATTCAGCCTAATCCGAAGACATGGAGACATTGCAAATGCAGTGTAAAGTAGAATACAGACTACCATTCTTTTCTCAGGAAACACTGACAGTCGGTATTTAGTTGGGAAAATGTCTTATGTGTAATGGTGAGAATTTTCATGGTGAAACACAGGAAAACCAACTTACAGCAGCTACCATACCCAATTATTATGAAGTTCTCCAACATCATCCCAACTAGAATATGAAAACACTTTATATCTGCCTTACTTGAGAAAAAGTATTTTGCTAATTATATTGCTACTACAGAGAGAATTTTGACAAGCAGAAGTGAATGATGTGCCTTCCCCTTCTAGGACTGATGAGCCATCTTGCAGTTAAatgctgtttttttgttttacttctatAACCTGTGGCTTTGTTTGACACTTTACTTTGCATGAAACCCACTTGAAGCATGTTTACATTCTATTAACTTAGTTTAAAATACACTACCAGTTATGGTTTCTTTCAAAAAGTTACACCTCTTATTTTTGCCTTAGTTAAAGTTCCCCAATACTATTTAAAGatggtttttcattttgttccaaaaataaaattgaaaaatatggtTGATCTTCAAAGTAGATATTATTTTGCTTTAACGATTAATCAGAACCAATATCGTTTTCAAACCATTATGTTAATGCAGACCACTCAGACCCTTACTTGAGCttcagtttcatctataaaatggggataatgcctCACAAGACATTATGAAGCCTAAATTGACACAAATTAAGTCTGTGGTGACAAAGTATTTATTACAACTACCTTTCATCAATTTCAGTTcacttttacaaaaacaaaaacttatctcCTACTTATTGTtccatatttttacatatttacaaaTAACTATACATGTTTCTCATACCATAATCATTTTTGATGTAGTATATATACACAGTATCTTACGTCAAGGTAACTCCAGAAGTAAATCAACAGTGATTCAGGAATATCTTTCATTATACATAATCTGTATTAAAACTGTAAGTGTCGTCATCTTCctcaattattttatctttaaggaAAGACTTTTCTTCTCTAGTATCAAAGTCTTCaccttcataaaaaaaaaaaaaaaagaagaagaagaatttgagAAGATGCCTGCTAAGTCCTAATATTCAAaagtgtaggggcagctgggtagctcagtggattgagagccaggcctagagacgggaggtccaaggttcaaatccggcctaagacacttcctagctgtgtgaccctgggcaagtcacttgacccccattgcctacccttaccaatcttccacctataagtcaatacacagaagttaagggtttaaaatttaaaaaacaaaacaaaacaaaaaaaaaacacaaaaacaaaagtgtAGGCCCGATTAGCTTTCAACATACCTGGTTGGAACTCTTTCAATGTTATTTTCTctactttaattcttttgttTCCTAATCTGCTTCTTTCCTGAGAGGAAATATTAAAGGTTCAATTAGCATGCTAAAGAAAATAATCATGTAAACACAAGACCAAAACTTTTCTTCAGTAATCAAGTGTTATGCTCCTTTGCAGTGGAGTTCATGATACAATGTGATTAAAGGGAGAAATCTGGTATCAAAAACTGCTGACATTTATCTACTGAGTgaaataccattaaaaaaaaagctacaattAAGCAAATGAGACACACACCCCCCGTCATCCCAAACAACaaagatttaaattttattaaaacaataaaatctatgatctcacacacacaaagtgtaaatcacaaatttattctataaaatatCACCAAAACATGGTAGGATAAGGCCCCTCCAAATGGAATTTTCAGAAGGATCTAAATTTattcaaaggttaaaaaaaaaattgagaactgAGATAAGAGAATAACATTTTATATCAAGATATATGCACACAtagcgggcagctgggtggctcagtggattgagagccaggtctagagatgggaggtcctgggttcaaatctggcctcagacacttcctagctgtgtgaccctgggcaagtcacttgacccccattgcatagcccttactattattctgccttagaaccaatacccagtattgattctaaaacagaaggtatgggttaaaaaaaaaaaaagatatatgcagtTAAAGAACCAGAGAAAAATATGGTGGAAATGGTTTGGGGTGGGGATTACCAGAGGAAAAAAGTGACGTTGTAGGAGTTTATATACTATAAACCTCATGGTTAGAGATCACAAATCTTGGAAACAAATGTAAGGTAGTAATGCCACATCTTACTGTCTGAAGTAGAACTAGTAATTATTTGATATTTAGAATTTCCACAATCCAAAAAGTTAGGGAGAATGAACAAGTGGACATTCCTATTCTCAAATTCTTAGGAAGATGGGCCTTGTGATAGAAAAAGAATCACACTATTGTCTCACCTAAAATTTGGGTGAAGAGTTCTCAGGAGCTAAGGTTGAGTAAAGTattagacaagaaaaagaagggaaaatgaagagGACACAAAGCTACTCAACTCAAAATGCTAATTTTCTTCTGGGAAAAGGCAAGACAAATCATTGAAAAGGGAGTTGTTGAGATTAAGTAGGAAAAGACAGAACATAGAGCTGACTGATACATTCAAGTCACCAGgcccaaatatttttatttttattaaacccttaacttctgtgtattggctcacaggtggaagagtggtaagggtgggcaatgggggtcaagagacttgcccagggtaacacataGATGATATATTTAGATTTGCTTATCTCCTTGGAAAGTCTCTAGTGAAGTACCCCATGAAACCTGGCTTGGTGCTGTGCTgtttagcatttttatttatgACTTAATTGATTATCTACACTACAGACGACCCAAACCTGGAACAGCTAACATATTAGATAACAGTTCTATTTTATAAAAGTCAACTTGAAAAAAACCTACGGAAATTCTAGTGGCCAGCAAATTCAATAAATCAACAGAGTGGTAAAATTGCCCCCAAAAGTAATGTCATCTTAGGCTGCTTCAAGAGCAATAACGTTCAGCTAAGGTAGCTGACAGTCTAGCCAGAAGCAATTCTCCTACCTCTTCACTGTtatatttatttccaggtatGGTGTTGTCTCAGGAAGCTCATCAGTAAGGTTGAAGGCCAGTCAGAATAAAGATCTTGAGATTAAGCTATATGAAGGAAGGCTTTAGGAACTAGGAAAGCATGGTCTGAAAAAGTGAGGGCCTGCCTAGGGAGCACCCAGTAGCCATCTCCTGCTCTGGCACCAGAGGGAGAAATAGGAATTAAAATCATCTCCAAAATAGGATAGGTTGCCTTGAGAAAGTATTGAGGGGATATGG encodes:
- the GLT8D1 gene encoding glycosyltransferase 8 domain-containing protein 1; its protein translation is MSFRKVNIIILVLAVTLFLLVLHHNFLGLSDLLKREVSDPNLVGFQPLAFVPNAPKSLLSRSEEEIPVVIAASEDRLGGTIAVMNSIYHHTHSNVVFYIVTLNDTADHLRSWLSSDSLKSIQYKIVDFNPQCLEGKVKVDPKQGDFLKPLTFARFYLPNLVPNAKKAIYMDDDVIVQGDILALYNTPLKPGHAAAFSEDCDSTSAKVIVHGAGNQYNYVGFLDYKKKRIRNLAMKASTCSFNPGVFVANLTEWKQQNITYQLEKWMKLNVEEELYSRTLAGSITTPPLLIVFYKQHSNIDPMWNVRHLGSSAGKRYSPQFVKAAKLLHWNGHFKPWGRTAAYANIWEKWYIPDPTGKFSLIRRHGDIANAV